The Carassius auratus strain Wakin chromosome 21, ASM336829v1, whole genome shotgun sequence sequence CCCAAGCATCCAAGTGACTCTTTAATTCTAAGGGTTTAGAaagaaaatagtaataaaataaacggtcataaatgtataaaaatttagTCCCAGAAAAACTGACTGTAATtggtataattaaaataaaagtagtaTGATACGATGCCTTTAAAAAACAAAGTTTCTGTCAAATGTTGAGTGCAGCCCATGGCACAGTCCCAAAATGATTGTTTTCACATCAtcctaccacaaaaaaaaaaaaaaaaaactgaggtcCCATATACTTTAATGCTGTTAGTACAGTGCATCGAATAACTAGCTGACAAAGCCTTTTGCTGAAACAACAGTGGATCCAGCTTTACTTTAACTACAAACGTTGAGGGCTACTTTCCTTTGCTGATGGCTGTTATCACTCTAGAAATTGCACTACATCACACACCAGATGCCATGTCCTGATTACAGCCACTGTAAAGAAGGAAACATTACCCCAGGGAACAAGAGTAATGATCAACTCTCACAGGCCAGTGATAACAGAGAATACCACTTTAATGTGCAGATGACGCAAAGATATTagcaaaaatgtctgaaaatgttTGAGATTTCGTTTGATTCGTTCGGACAGTTCACTCATGCACTGAATTGTTTGTAGTGATTTCTCACACTGAAATAGTAACAGGATACTTCATGAGACGCAACACCAAGAGCACTGGATTAGATTTTATATAGACCTTTGCCAGGTTAGACAGCAAATTAAATTTAACGCAGATGAAAACAAAGCTCTGAAGGATAGACTTACAGTTTTAACATTGATATGCACTGTACATACTATTCCCTGTAGTAAAAGACAATGcacagacttatatatatatatatatatatttttttttttttttttttatgatacgcgttagggatgcacgatattggattttggccgatattctatatgccgatattttcaaaataattttggccgatgccgataccgatatatataaacattttcgcctgatatatttaaactttaattttactgaagagaaatccatgtatctcttctgtactgattctaccataaatgtataatCAGCCTTAGGACATAAGGAGATGCTTTTTTGATGGGGTGCCTGTGAAATTATGCCCCTATCTTTACGCTGAAATGTACCATTTCTTCAATGggaattacaaaaacaacaactgtttccaaacaggtttcccaaagcACTCCTTACCTGCCATTGGTTTGACAAACTAATAACCCCGCCCCCCAAACCACTACATTGGTTGAGACAATTAACGCCGATACGCTGGCAATGATCGGGACATTTTTTCCTaggaatgaataaatattacGGTGTGATAGAGGAAAGTGTTTCTACACTTCAGCTGGATGTTTTACTGGAAACATAAAAGAAGGTGgcttaaaatacataaaagaagaagaagtgcTGAATCTAGGCTTGATGCAAAATACACCTGTGGCATCTGAGCGGTGTCTAAACTCATGACTGCCTGTGTGCCGTCATACAGTACTGAATGAAACAATATTGCAGGCAACTTTGGATTGGTTATGACGGCAGCGAATGCATTTCACCCGGGCTACGGGGTTGTTCTTACCTTACACGGAAACGGCAGAGTAGATGCAACTTTTTCCATTGCCAAGTTCCTTATGCTCGGCGTGAGAGGGCCGCGACAAGTCGGACAACAGCTGAGCTTTTGCCGACACTGGTTACACACCAGATGCCCAGCCTGACACTGCAAGATCGGGGGCAGCACGTAGTCGAAACACACCGGGCACTCAAACAGCGCTGTCAGTTCGGCTGACTGTCCTGGTAGGACAGCGGTTGGAAGGGCTACAGCGGCCGCGGACACCGTACAAGTGCCCGCGACAGAGCCTGATACCCCAGCGGCGGCGGCGGCGGTTGTTCCTCCAGAACCTCCATGCTTACTTCCTCCTGCTTTACAAGCTCCGAGTCCTCCGGCCGCACCACCCGCAGAGGACGGACGGCTCATGGTGAGGAGTGTAGATCTGTTACGGTGTAAAACCAAGACGAGTTCAAGCCCGAGAGCCCCACCATATAGACCCGACTGAAGACAGACTCGGTTCCGAACACCCTCCAGTCCCCCGCGGGCGCGGATACAACATGGCCGCCATAGTTTGAGAGCGAGTAACGAGTCTATTGGATAAAGAAGCTTTGATTGACACTCtcctcagccaatcacagagccgTGCTGAACGTTGGAACATGTAGTAATTACGTGTGGCTGTAGTGAAGTAAATAGCAAACATTTGCACTGTGTCCCTTCAACAAGACCAAAGATATTTCACCGTTCTATGAAATCATAGGAGTCtgttgcagtttttattttatttttatttatttatttttactaaacagAATGAGTTATGTGGGTTAggtctaaataaagtttttaCAGGGCTATTAAGTGGAACAAGACATAAAAGTTATGAATGAATAACATTATATGAGCATGGTTTTAACACATCTAATAAACCCCCTCTTTTCTggttcagttaatttttttttttttttcagttcagtgaGCATGCTTGGGATGCAAACTACATTACAATAAGCTGTTTTTGCActcttttcatacatttttaaactagatacatttacattttgaaatacacaTTTATGGAATAGCCTACTGAATTTCCTAATATGTACATCTGATGTTATTTGTTCTctttaaatactgaaaataaaagtgtattgcAACCATCTTTGCTCTACCATTTGAACTACAGACATACATTAGTTAACTTGCTATAAATGTACACTTAACCATTTATATTTCAGAAACTGTGTAAATGTAATTTGCTGTCTCTAAATAATACATCTATATATTCTCCATACATCATTAAGACTGATCACTGACTATACCATATCAGATGACCAGGACATTCAAGAAGAGtgtctaaatattatattatattaatataactgcATTATAgtagtattacaatttaagtaGCATCAACAATTATTCCTGGAGTAAAAGCATACAGATCTCTCTGTCTAACCAGCTCCCTCTGCTGGcatttcattgatttattttaaaataaactacatGCAATTAGATTTCATAcctaataatattttcaaataatgaTGGCATTTATGAAATTATCTGACTAACTCAAAAGGCTTTCCTTCTACCcacaaaaaataagattttttaaacaACTAAATATATTCTATGTAAATAAATGAGATAAAAGAGCTTGTGAAATAACCAaacacacaatttattaattgattttatgtttatttttactaacaaaaatgaacaataaatgGTAATTGGCTGTTATTGTGCAAGCATCTAAACAAGACAAAGCTACTGAAAGGCAAATTCATAGTTATCAATCACTTATATACAGAATCACTTCCATACTAGTAAGAAACCACAGCAGGTCACAAAGCATCATAGTCATCCTCATCTTCATGCTTCCTCTTAAGAGAGGATGAGTCACTAGAGGAGTTCTGGGACACCATATTGGTAGTAATGAGGATGTTCTTGGAGCCAATGAGAGAGGGGTTGATGAGGACGTTTTGAACTGTGGGAGTAGTAGGAGTAGCTgtgaaaacaaattaaatcatACATTTTGTTATGTTACTGCTATAATTCATTGCATGATCTTAAATTTGCCATGTTTTATTTCTCTAAGCTCAATCAATAGCTTAACTTAAGCTGCTCACTGATTCGGCAGAAAATGTTCCATATGGTCCTcaatataaaagataaaaaaagagcaTACAAGAAGAACTACTTattctaagaaaaataaaataaacttacctGATTTGACAGAGGCAGCCTGTGAGGAGGGAATCTGAACTGTAAAGCGCTGGCCGGTCAGTGACACTGGCGTCCCCACTTTAGTTCCCACAGTCTGCACTGATGGCGTACCTGCAGTAAATACAATGATCCTTTAAACTCAGGTTTAGATTTTGCACTTGTTCAGCAAGAGATAATTGTGTGCATGCAAATTCTTGAAATGCTTAAAATCTTTGAGTATACTTAAGTATTTAGAATAACTGACCAAGAGTTGGAGTGCTTGGCCTACTGGACACTGCCCCCACACTTAACCGTGGCACTGTTATCCTGCCCGCAGACGAAGACACCTAACATTCAAATCAAAACCATATCAGACTGAACATTCTGccatacattttaatttccatCTGTTTGTTTAATATAGTTAAGTgcaattaatatattaaacaaactTAATATAGTTAAGTgcaactaaaacaacaacaacaacaacaaaaaatatattatttgaaataaatattagctgaaattaaagattaacttgatgtattaaacaactgaaatataaatacataaaataaatacacagacatcagcaaataaataaagtgacaaaATTCAACTGAtatttaacatgaaaataaaaatattaatacactaTATTAGCATCTCaaggatactaaaataacatgttTCTATACCACAAAATgtcaaggaaaataataaaacaccacATGTGTATTTATAAggaatatatatttgttatgccaagatttatattttatcagGAAAAGAAACTATTACACACAATTTAACatgcgtgcgcacacacacacacacacacacacacatatacatatatatatatatatacatacatatacatacatatacatataacatacatatatatacatacatatatatacatatacatataacatacatatatatacatatatatagggtAAACATACCTATTAAGCTCACCAAAATCTACATTGAGGCATGTTTAGTGCACATGATATTGGTTTCAgtataaaaagttatattaataTACCCTTTAAGCACACCAATGTTCTAACTAaccccctgatgtcacatgtgcCACGTTTCCACCAATATTACCCGGagcatttgtaccaggaacttttcgcccccagacctgttgctttctgtgtttccaccgcggtgtaaagtaccgggaataggcaaatagactggtgacataggtctgcgtgcgtttctcaatacaaagtatgctgattttggacgtgcctcctcggtagttcagactttgcgcattatgctgtgttcacaccaaacgtgaaTAGAGCATCAATTtcgcgtctagtttgccgcttgaacattttgagattGTTCTCTTCATTCGTACGTGAAATTAAATTCACAACATACGCAAATTATGTCatggggggggcttctgccagctgagttcacgcagcattttcaaccacaatttttattctgataattttcaaaatcttactgttatcgtgtcatgacatgtagttttaaaagtatttcaggagagaatgtagttgttctaaactcaaatatgtggtttatttataaagacagcgtctatttaaaaaatgtgtttcgctgatttcggagatgagctccatgcgatcagcgggagctcagagctcatgtatccgccgagagcagcctcaccttggCTTGATCTTCTGACATTTTccgctctgatgtctctttagtggttcaagataaaatataattagtttgggGTAAAAcaaaacgtttcttatctttaatatattaatatgttttatgtatatatatatatatatatatatatatatatattcctgtctctatagagaTATGAACTCCgatccggttgactgctcacttacaacatcagtcgttcctccatgttgaatgagtgactcctaagcaggctcctgattggttaacgagGCATGAATTGAATTCACGTGAAAtgcttaaatgcacaaaaagcaccatgcGCTAAACGAGTGTATCGCGTGAAACGCTCAGTTCACGGATTAATTTGCATCATTGAGTCGAATTTGtgtcttccgcgccgcgctaaATGCCCCATTCGCGCCACGAGACCTCCAGACACGCATAAATGCACCTTTGAATTGACTTAAcgttgaaatcattcgcgcctgATGCCCTATTctcgtttggtgtgaacacagcattagactcgggagtgtgatgtccgcgacgacgcgaatccggtaaatctgcaaacagcagcgtacttgataacttcagtcagctgaccttggctactgcaattttctacctcaccagcagggactttctgaggggcatttttttttacccggaactttatttagttcctggttcctgcagtggaaacacaccaagtaccaagccaaagtccctagttcctgggtaaagttcctgcggtggaaacgttgtttttcttacctttcgtcatacattaatgacattattttcatttttggctggactaaccctttaatagttTATCTCCACAACAAAGCCTCTAAAGTTGAGGCTATGCATTTAGGCTATAAAACATCAAtccaaaaaacaaattaatttaaggtAAAACTGATACCTACAGTACCTCTCTCATTCACTAAGAATCCAATATTCAAATATCCGTTTCCATATTTgtaacatctggattctaaaatattatttattataggttAGGCTTTGTACTTTCATTGATGTAAAACATCATCCTGGTCCAGGCACTGGTCACGTTGAACCCAACCAATTTTGTACAACAGAGCAATGCAACCTTTTGTTTCtttaactgcattttattttgataatgtgtGCGCGTGTGAGGCTCCAGCGCGATGGTCATACTGGTTGATTAtacagatagatatatatatatatacacagatatatacacagatatatatatatatatatatatatatatatatatatatatatatatatatatatatatatatatatatattagtgctgtcaaaattagcgcgttaacgcattcgattaatttgaaatatttaacgcgttaaaataaaataacgcaattaacgcggttgcagttttttttatttccagttgtggcctgtgtgtgttcaacgtgcaaagaaatatggataagaccaaggaaggacttttagacggaaagtttcagtataaaactctgccggatgactgtaacagtgcgtaaatcagacctttctgtaacgctaacgttaataagcttaaacgaaaataaagaaataattgtgtagcggagtattttttgtacacagtgccgcgaactgtcaatcactcctgtgcgcgtgcatcactgtcctcctcagctgcagcaacttgcgctctctctcttcatcaagctttaaaacaaaaaggggacaaaaagatcatattgtctttgtgcatagtcTATAGATtcattagataaatgaatatctaaatttgtgccttgccgtctacggtatttttttagaacttagaaaaaagatgctgcagccaatgaacagccagcgggggctgcaggacgactcaacctccgcagacagtttttaatgtttatcagacaacaaatactcaagattttgctttagtataactcacaacgagtttcacacacattctccggccacgttgagttgttgacacttaacagtgggaaaagcgacacatgcgctattcacttgtataacttaagggtgaatgggtaatgtagtttctgctctgggtgggatgaattaggaagcttgcattgtgaagggcgctctgaaaatcggcagtgcaggtaaaagattaaaacctctattaaagcagatgtccaaatgagcgtaccggtacgctacaagcacgttctgggcgcacggagaggtggtggtacgctcaagagctatatttggaagtggcggtactgagtacctgtgcataccggcccacttaaagcactggcaatgactatactttggaatttttttgcagtccacttagaattcaacatggaaatcatttttgttttttattggcattgattgttttgaaattcaaatggtacttacatgcctgtgtttttatttctgtaataaatatggctttcaagccaacagttaatttggaggatattgatggtttattgcaggtatgttgtttacatgagaaaatctgtgttacaagttaaacaaaaattccaataaacaatcatatttttaatttaaatagttgctttgattgagtttacattaattatgtacattttacatttacatatccaaaaagtttcagtcttttaattgcgattaatcgcgattaatcgcgattaattttaaataattgtgcgattaattagttaattttttttaatcgattgacagcactaatatatatatatatatatatatatatatatatatatatatatatattaggggtgtgcaaggatagtcgaacattcaaatattcgttctgctctaattattcgataaattagaaattatattcaaatttcgcagaaaaaaaatattcacaataaaacctcATTTTCTGTGAATCTCCacagcatatttgaagatgtatgcaggcaaaaaaataaaaataaataatgaataaggggccgttcacattttgcgcctaaaaacgcatggaaaatgctaggcgcgccgctttctccttatacagctatgatcagctgttccttcatcttggctgagctttcaacattgttacaggaaaggatgaagctgaatgtttagttcttgtcacatgacctgtggTGCGCTGGAAAAAAAACGGGCGCGTTTCACTGCGTGCGCATcgtgaccgcgtcgcttccattatgaccgtgcacctacattggaaataacgaacttgagtgcaaaaaagacgcgatatgtgaagccatttttatgcaaCGCAATGATGGCTGCACGCGTTTCAAGATgattactgaaatgatctcagcaggtcctttaatgacagcaatgaaatgcagtggaaaggtttttttgggattaagttaattttcatggcaaagaaggactatgcaattcatctgatcactcttcataacattctggagtatatgcaaattgctattataaaaactttagcagcaacttttccaatttccaatatttatgtaattctaaaaaattttggccacgactgtatattatacacacacgTGTGTATATGTCAATGGTCTATAGTCAGTAGTATATTTTACTCCATCTGAGAAGTGCTTACACATAAGATTCATATACTACTGACTATAGATCATTGACCTTTTTGCTCAAAGTTCGCAAATGTGACCACACTTTAGCCTGTAAATCACAAATGACTGGAAGAGTCATGTGAACTCAATGTTAAAAATACATCACAAGACCTTGTTATCAGGTATCACTAGTTCAGTTAATCCAAATTTTAGAACCAAACTACAACATCATATCAcatattattctaaataatacCTTTTTCTGCAAGGACTTCAGTCTGTAGTTTGGTGTGGTGAGACAGTAGCGGTCTGGTGGAAGACGTGGGCCTGTGTATGGTTTGATCAAGGGCAAAGGAGTTTGGTTCTTCTGTCTTGCAATATCCAACAGAAACTGAAACCATGGACCAACCACCACTATTAATTATCAGAAGTCACAAATGtgctatgcataaaaaaaataaaagtcaacaaGAACAACTTACATCTCGTGGTGGAGGAGATGTGAATGACTGATCCACTCGACACTGGATTGCTAACCTTACATCATCTGCATCCACATTGGACTTCTTGGCATGGGTGGAATAAATTTTTGCATCTTCAATAATAGTTGTCACGTatcctgaagaagaaaaaaaactacaacatcAGACAGTGATTGTTAAAATGTTATTGGACGACTTACTAGAACAGAACTAAGACAGAGATAGTTTGTTAAAGCATTTTACAATATGTTGGAGGTCTTAAGTCATCCTGACTCACTGTATGTAAACTCCAGCATTTGATTGATCACTCTGGGCTCGTACTCCGTGATCCCCATGTCCTTAAGAATCTGCATCATAACCttttaagataataaaataaagtaaaaactgcACAATGAACATATCATGCATATTATATTAGCTGCATAACGTtacctgtatttatatatatatcatcaaacATCTTAGCTTGCCTTACTATTTAACGCATTAATCGTAAATACACCCACAACCTTTTTATCCATGAAACAcagtaaataataacatattttattaaaatatcacgaataataaaaaaaaagtattacagtggACCAGTTAGCCTTGTAACGTGTGCGTGCACAAAGAAGAATAAGAAAAGTAAAATACACAGTCGCATTTTAAATGGGCTGTTTTAATCGTTAtggtttaaaaacaacaaatattgcaCAACGCGAAAATTAAACCGTTTCCAAAGAATTATTTACCTGTGCATCTTTAGGCACCGTTTTCGGAGACGCCATTTTCAAAAGAACTCAAATTCTCCTCCCATTATACGCAGGTTGTGTTTCTAAAGTcagtgagctgcctacatagacagcattttGGCAAACTTAAAAGGAAGAATCCTTGCGTGGCAGAGACAAGCAGCCAATCACAGAGGAATAATCAGATATTCAGCAAACTGTCACGCGCCAAGTGAATCGAGCAGCCAATCAGCAGCGGCTTAGAGGTTAAGCGCGTACTTGTAGTCATATGACGTCTGAATCATTTCTGCGAATCGTTTCTTTCGAATAGTTTAATTCAGATAGCAAAAACTGCATAAAGGAATTCCTCGTATTAATTCCGTTGCTTTACAGGGCGACACATTACGTTTCGTTATCAAGCATTTATTGAAATGTTACTTGTCCATGTTCAGTTTCTTACAACCACGTTTCCACTGTTACAAATAATTAGcatttatattaaacaatattcaaattaatttccaTATTAAACGACATGCTATTTAGGAAACTAACCTCTCTTAAATTAAGTTGTAAACATAGACAGTACGTTTTACTCTTGACACTTCTGCGATTCGCTGGAACCGATTCACACTGATCCGTCAACGAATCTTCAACGCTATTTGAGACACAACCACTGACC is a genomic window containing:
- the LOC113038349 gene encoding transcription initiation factor TFIID subunit 9-like isoform X2, which encodes MASPKTVPKDAQVMMQILKDMGITEYEPRVINQMLEFTYRYVTTIIEDAKIYSTHAKKSNVDADDVRLAIQCRVDQSFTSPPPRDFLLDIARQKNQTPLPLIKPYTGPRLPPDRYCLTTPNYRLKSLQKKVSSSAGRITVPRLSVGAVSSRPSTPTLGTPSVQTVGTKVGTPVSLTGQRFTVQIPSSQAASVKSVQNVLINPSLIGSKNILITTNMVSQNSSSDSSSLKRKHEDEDDYDAL
- the LOC113038349 gene encoding transcription initiation factor TFIID subunit 9-like isoform X1, giving the protein MASPKTVPKDAQVMMQILKDMGITEYEPRVINQMLEFTYRYVTTIIEDAKIYSTHAKKSNVDADDVRLAIQCRVDQSFTSPPPRDFLLDIARQKNQTPLPLIKPYTGPRLPPDRYCLTTPNYRLKSLQKKVSSSAGRITVPRLSVGAVSSRPSTPTLGTPSVQTVGTKVGTPVSLTGQRFTVQIPSSQAASVKSATPTTPTVQNVLINPSLIGSKNILITTNMVSQNSSSDSSSLKRKHEDEDDYDAL